The genomic DNA ATAGAGCATGTATGACCCCGAGAGCATGATCGCTCGTGCCATTACCTCATCATCATCGGTAACAAGCAGCCCACCCTCGCCGGAATTTATGTGTTTGTAGGTCTGCATCGAATAGCACCCGATCAGACCATCCCGACCGGATGCACGCCCCTTCCACGCGGCCCCCATTGTGTGGGCGCAATCCTCGATCACAGTGATGTCGGCAGCTTTGCAAATCTGCAAGAGCCGGTCCATGTCCGCCAGATGCCCGCGCATGTGGCTCAGCATCAAGACACTGGACTGGTCGGCCTTCGCCTCCAGATCGTCTAGATCGATGGTCAGATCCTCTGTCACCCCCACGAACACCGGCACAGCGTTCACGCTGGCGATGGCACCCGGCACAGGTGCGAGTGTAAAGGCGTTGGTCAGCACCTTGTCACCCGGCCTGACACCGATGGCGCGCAATGCTGTCGCCATGGCATACCCGCCCGACGCGACAGCCAACGCATATCTGGCACCCGTGTAGGCCGCGAATTCGCGCTCCAACAAAGCCACCTCGCCCAATTCGCCCGGTGCGAGGTTATAGCGGTGCAACCGCCCCGAGCGCATCACGTCCAGCGCGGCAGCGATCCCGTCCTCCGGAATCGGCTCCTGCTGGGTGAAACTGCCTTTGAAAACTTCTGTCATTTGACCAACATCTACGCGGCAACCGCCTTGGGTCAATGCCCGGTAGTGAAATGCCGCACCTATCCGATCAAATTGCGCACGACACCGGGCAATTCATCGAAATGATCTATGATTGCCTCAGGGGCCAGATCATCCAGCGCATCATCACCTGGACCGAACCGCACCAGCACCGAAGGCAACCCCGCTGCACGTGATGTTTCGCGGTCCGTCACTGTGTCGCCCACCAGCAAAGTGCGCGCCGGATCACCGCCGGCACGGCGCGCCGCCTCGCGCAGCGGCTCGGGGTCGGGTTTGCGCACCGGCAAAGTGTCGGCACCGATCAAAGAGCCGAAACTATCCAATGCACCCAGCCGATCCATCAGCAGTCGTGCCAAATATTCGGGCTTGTTGGTGCAAATTGCCACCTTGTAGCCGTCATGCTTTAGCGCCTCGACCGTTTCCATGGCGCGTGGATAGAACACCGTATGCTCGTCAATCGCCTGCTCATAGGCATCCAGCAGGATCGGGTAATACTGGTCCAGCAACGCCGGTTCGACCGCATGCCCGAGCCGCGTCAGCCCGAGCGACAGCATTGCCCGCCCGCCCCGCAGCGCGGTGGCCGCGTCATTGATCGGGTTCAGGACGTTGCCCTCACCCATTTGCCGAAAGCAGGCATTCGCCGCCGCAATGAGATCACCGCTGGTATCTGCCAGCGTACCGTCCAGATCGAACACAACCGTCCGCATGCTATTGATTTCCTATCTCAAAAGCCCGAATGGGCGTGTTTCCGCGCAACCCTGACACATTCGGCAATGTCATTTGATACGCCGCCGCCTTGCACAAGTTGCTTCAGCAGATAAAAGAGGCACGACCCGAAGGCAAAGAGAATCCCAATGAATATTGCTTTGATCATTCTGGCCGCTGGCAAAGGCACGCGGATGAAATCCGACTTGCCAAAGGTGCTGCATCCCATCGCGGGCGCACCAATGCTGGTACATGCGATGCGTGCTGGCGCAACTCTGACACCAGATCGGACCGTTATTGTGGCAGGCCACGGGGCCGAGGCCGTCAGTGCCGCTGCGACTGACTATGACCCGGACGCAACGATTGCCTTGCAGACAGAACAGTTGGGTACCGCCCACGCAGTCGCGCAGGCCGCGCCAGCGCTAGCCGGTCATGAAGGCGATTCCATCGTGCTGTATGGGGACACGCCCTTTATCCGTCCCGAGA from Roseovarius pelagicus includes the following:
- a CDS encoding HAD-IA family hydrolase, which translates into the protein MRTVVFDLDGTLADTSGDLIAAANACFRQMGEGNVLNPINDAATALRGGRAMLSLGLTRLGHAVEPALLDQYYPILLDAYEQAIDEHTVFYPRAMETVEALKHDGYKVAICTNKPEYLARLLMDRLGALDSFGSLIGADTLPVRKPDPEPLREAARRAGGDPARTLLVGDTVTDRETSRAAGLPSVLVRFGPGDDALDDLAPEAIIDHFDELPGVVRNLIG
- a CDS encoding DegT/DnrJ/EryC1/StrS family aminotransferase; the protein is MTEVFKGSFTQQEPIPEDGIAAALDVMRSGRLHRYNLAPGELGEVALLEREFAAYTGARYALAVASGGYAMATALRAIGVRPGDKVLTNAFTLAPVPGAIASVNAVPVFVGVTEDLTIDLDDLEAKADQSSVLMLSHMRGHLADMDRLLQICKAADITVIEDCAHTMGAAWKGRASGRDGLIGCYSMQTYKHINSGEGGLLVTDDDEVMARAIMLSGSYMLYGRNGTPPPDEVFERVKYETPNVSGRMDNLRAAILRPQLARLDAQCAAWNERYRVVEDGLRGTPGLQIVERTPEERFVGSSIQFLLLDWSDAATDEVLDRCLKRGVELKWFGGATPTGFTSRYDSWRYAPSERMPATDRILKGIIDMRLPLTFSLDDCAQIARIIRAEVNTVWQQKAAH